The Flavobacterium psychrotrophum region ACCTGGGTCCAAGGCGTTGCCTGTTCACACTGAAAAATAACAGCGACAGGGCTTTATAAAGCGTATTCTGGTGCAGTGAACATGTCGATCGTATTAAAATCAGCCGCACCCTTAAACTATGTTAAGTATTTTTATTAAAGTAGGTTATTCCGCACGTCGTAACTACTACCCTAAATTTGCTGTATAATTCATCCATTTTTTTATGAAAAATTTCATTCTGTCCGTTGCTGTAATTTTATCTACAGCTTTATATGCACAACAGCAGCCAAAACCCATGAGGTACGCCCTCCAGGCCGTTGCTGCACCACAGGGCACTACTCCTTACGGCAATAACGCCACTGCCGGCCATTACATTACCTCAGGCGATGCTAAAATATATTATGAAGTATACGGCAAAGGCAGCCCGGTACTAATATTGCATGGTGGTATATTTGGTTCTACATTCGAAATGTACCATTTTATAGACAGCCTTAAAACCAACCACCAGGTCATTGCCATCTCCACCCGTGGGCACGGAAAATCCGAGCTTGGCAACCAGCCCCACACCTACCAGCTTAAAGCTAAAGACGCGGCTGCCGTACTCAATGCTGTAACTAAAGACAGTGCCACGGTAATAGGCTTTAGCGATGGTGGCTATACCGGCTATATGCTTGCCAGCCTTTACCCTGCCAAAGTCAAAAAGTTAGTAGTGGTGGGTGCAGGTGAACGGCATCCCGGGGATACGCCCAATGCCATTACGGTAGCGCAGGCCTTACAACTGGATATGCCTTTTTGGGACCAGCAACTGGCCCTGATGCCCGATCCAAAAAGGCTTCCGGAACTCTTCGCCCGCGTGCAGGATGAATTCAACACCAAATTGGTGGCCGATCAAAAATTATTCAGCACCATTCAATGCCCGGTTTTGGTAATGGTGGGCGACCACGATAATTTTATTTCTGTAGAACATGCCGCAAATGCCGCTGAATTCATTCCAAAAGGCCAACTAAGTGTGATTCCCGGTGCCGGGCACGGTGCTTTTTTGGAAAAATGGCCGGTGGCCTGGACGGCGATACATTATTTTTTGAAGCAGTAATTAAAGTTATACAAATCTAACTTTTATGATGATGAACCTTTATAAGTATCCCCTGCTGCTTGTACTTTTTAGCCCGGCCCTTTTTGCCCAGAAAATACTGCTTACAGAGAAAGACCTGGAGCCTGTAGGCAGCTACGTTTCCGAAGGTACTATAGAAGGAGTTACGGCAATACGTGTTGTCAAAGATTCCAACATCCTCCTGGATGATGAAGCAACCTATGCCAGGGTGAAAGGCATTGAATTTAGTGAGGGTGTCATTGAGGTTAAGATACTGAGCAAACTACTGATTACTGCCCCTGAACATGCACGGGGCTTTATTGGCATTGCCTTCCATATTAATAAAGACAATTCAAAATTCGAGGCTATTTACCTGCGACCTGCAAACGCAATGTCGGACGACCAGCTTAGAAGAAACCGTTCTACACAATATTTTGCCTATCCGGATTTCAAATTTACCGACAGTCGGAAAACCGCACCGGGCGTTTATGAATCTTATGAGGACATGGAACTCAACAAATGGATTTCCATAAAAATTATCGTTAAAGGGCGGCAGGCTAAACTGTATTTAGATGGCCGCAAAGAACCCTCTTTGATCGTCAGTGACCTAAAGCTTGGCGAAGGTGCAAAAGGAGGAATAGGCCTATTTGTTGATATAGGTACCGAGGGTTATTTTAAGGATCTTATTATTCGCAACGAGTAGGTGCTAATGCAAAAAAAAATCTTTTAATATCTTACCTTTATATTTATCAGTTAGGTACTATTACAAGCTTAACAGCTACATTGCCAGTACTACTTGTTAACCTATAAACATTATAATAATTACCATGAAAATACAACTGATAGGAAAAAATGCACTGGTGGGTGCCAGTACAGGAGGAATTGGATATGGAGTTGCAACAGTATTGGCAGAATGTGGTGCCAATGTTACCCTGATGGCGCGTAACGAAGCAAAACTTAAAAAAGCTGTCGAACTTTTACCTGCTGTACACAACGAACAATCCCATAGCTATCTGGTCGTGGATTTTTTAGAATATGAAAAATACCGCCAGAGGATTTCAGAATTTGTACAACGAAATCCTATTGATATACTTATTAATAACACGAATGGGCCCAAACCCGGAACAGCCTTAAACATGGATATGGCTTCCTACCAGACGGCGTTCGACCTGTTATTTAAAACCGTATGCGAAACTACAACATTGGTTTTACCGCACATGATCGCAAAAAAACAGGGCCGCATCATAAACGTTTCTTCCATTACCATAAAAGAACCAAGCGCCAGCCTTGTGCTTTCTAACACCATTCGTTCTGCTACCGCAGCCTGGGCCAAAACACTGTCAAAAGAAGTGGCGTCATATAATATTACCGTTAATACTATATTAACCGGCTATTTTGATACTGAGAGAATAAGCCATCTAATTAATGAAGAAGCTTCTTTAGGTATACTTACTACCGAAGAAATACGTAAGAAAAGGGAAGCGCATGTTCCCATGAAACGATTAGGCAAACCTGAAGAATATGGTCATCTCGTTGCCTTTTTAGCATCTGAATATGCTGCCTACCTGACAGGAGCCAATATTCCGTTAGATGGAGGTTTATTAAATAATGTTTGACGGCATTTTAATAGCGCCCTGATAATTAAAATATAGAATGTTGTTACTTAAAGATTACTGTACGGTCACGATCTTTTTCCGGATCTTGCTTAAAAACTCAGGTGTTATACCAAGATAGGAAGCGATCTGTGTATTGGGCACCCTATTGACCAGCCCGGGATATTGCTTTACAAAGCTAAGGTAGCGTTCCTCGGCAGTTGAACTGATATTTTGCAGGATGCGGTTTTGAAAGTTAATATACTTTCGCTCCGTTATAATCCTGAAATTGCGGTCGAATTTGTGGTAATTGATAAAAAGGTATAACAGGTCTTCATGCTGTATCTGAAGTACGACAGAAGGTTCGAGCGCTTCGATATACAAACGGCTCGGCTCCTCCGAGTAAAAGCTGTGCAGGTCACTGATCCAGTCATTTTCAGCCGAAAATTGAAGGTTGTGCTCCTTCCCCGATGGATCTACGGCAAACATTTTAAAACAGCCGGATACGATAAAATAATAGTGGCGGCATACATCACCCTCCTGCAATAGATAACCCTTGCGCCGGATGTTTCGTTGCGAGAACAATCGGATTACCTCTTCACATTCCTTCTCATCAAGGGCAAAAAACCGGTTGAAGAAACGGATCAATTGCTCGGTAGGCGTGGCGGTGGCCGTTGATGTATTAATGGTATCCATAAATAGTATATAAGTAGTAAATATAAGAATTATCGGCTGCAATAAAAAGGGCTCAGTATGATTCCTCCGCCGAAGGGAATTCCAGGCTTTTCACATCGCTGATATAACCGGATACCGCTTGGGTAATTGCAAAAGACAGGTCAGCGTACTTTCTCACAAATTTAGGGCTAAAGTCCCGGTTCATCCCCAGCATGTCCTGCACCACCAACACCTGGCCGTCGACCCTGCCTCCTGCCCCGATTCCAATAATGGGTATGGACAATGATGCCGCTATTTCACCCGCCAGGGAAGCGGGTACTTTTTCCAGGGTAATCGCAAAACATCCCGCTTCCTGCAGTAATAATGCATCACGCTTCAGTTTTTCGGCCTCCGTATCCGATTTAGCGCGCAGCCCAAAGCCACCGTACTGGTGTACCGACTGCGGCATCAGCCCTAAATGCCCCATAACGGGTATTCCGGCGGCAATTATTTTTTTTATATCCTGCAACAGTTCCTCCCCCCCTTCGATCTTCAGGGCTTCCGCCCCTGTTCCTTTCATGATGGCCACAGCATTACTGAGTGATTCATAAGGATTTCCGCAGCACGTGCCAAAGGGCATATCTACCACCAGCAAAGCACGTTTTACGCCGCGGCGCACCGAAGCCCCATGGTAGATGATCTGCTCCAGGGTAACGGGAAGTGTGGTATCGTAACCCGCCATGACGTTCCCGGCAGAATCACCTACAAGTATAGCATCTACACCCGCCTGGTCCAAAAGGCCTGCCATGGTAAAATCGTATGCCGTTAGCATACTGATCTTTTCTCCTGCTGCCTTCATTTTTCGCATTACCTGAACGGTAACCTTAGTATTCTTATGTTCTGCAGTTACGGACATCTGTTTCTCAATTTAAAAGGACAAATATTATTTTTTGGTTTGGTTATCACAATGCCTAAAAGAAGCAAAAGCATACCTGTTAGTTAGTCCAGCACCAGTTATAACAGCAATGCTGATTGGCCAATATTATCGGGTTACCGAGCGAATCGCCCTCCATGAAGGTATTTTTCGTGTTACAGGCGCCGAAAAATGCCAAAGCAGGAGCAGCAGTATTATGACCAGTCCGGCCATCGCCATAATCTCGAAAATCTCGCGGCCTGCTAAAAACACGGCCTGCTGGTTTACCTTAGCATAAAGCCCTTTTGAAGCCATTATAGAACCCTCTGCCGCAGTGCCCCCGCCGCGTGTTGCCCTGTTATACGCTGCGGAATAAAAGTCTGAAACTAAAGGGCTATAAGTACCCGTATTCCCTGCCAGCCTTGTATGGAAGTCCAGGGTGCGTACAGATTGCGCATAGGCTAAAAGAGAGGCCGGTATAAGGCTTCCCAATGCATTGCGCGCCATAGCCAGGTAACAGAGCACCTGGGTAAAGATAGCCGGGCCAGCATCGCGTGTTATGTATTTTCCTGTGCCAGCAAACAAAAGTATACTGCCAAAGCCCCGTAAAAAATAAGGCAGGGCAATGATGGAGGAATCTGCCAACATCCCCAACGAAAAATATAAAAGGACGTAGTACAGGGTAAGGCTAATAAAGGCAATTACAAAAAATAGTTTGTATGGGCCGTTGTACCACCGGAACCAGCAATAGCTAAGCATGCTTCCCGCGGCGATACCTGCTGCTATATACCAGTTTAGGGCAGCGTTGTTAAGATCATCGAGTTTTAAAGCGCCCATGGTATAAGGCCCCATTACACTACCACTCGCCGATAAAAAAGGCTGCATGATCAGGATGATGAAAATTGCCGTATTGACACTTTTTATTGTAAATATAAAAGAATGAATATAGGGCCGCCCGGCACGAAACATCCAAAACAGGGTAAGGGCTGCAAAAACTAAGGAAAGGAAAACAGCGATCCTTATTTCCCCACTGTGTAGCCAGTCCATTAACTGGCCGTAGCTGAATATATAGGTTAGAGCGGTAAACAACAGGCTCCATAACACAAGCCCTAACCAGTCGATGCCATACAGGGGAAGCTTTTTGGTAACCCGTACATTATGTAATACAAGTTGTGCAAGTAGTATCATTATAGCATGCGCGGCCAGTAAAATACGGTATATAGCTTTCCAGTCGTACGTGTAATTAAGTTGTACAGCCCAGATACCAGATATCTGCCCGCTGAGCAGCACCAGGCATAAAGCAACACTAAAAAATACACCGTAGTCTTTTTTAGGGGTAATAATAAGCTGGATAGATACCAGTGTTTCAAAAGTACCCACCATCTTAGCGGCGCCCAGTATAAATGATGCTGTAGCAAGTACAACAACAGAATCGGAATACATTGCGATAGCCATCATGGCAGCCACAATAATGGCGCACGTGGTAATAGTTTGGCGTGAAGTAAACCGCAATTTAAACCGAAAAAGTAACGGATAAACAAGGCAAAGCCCTACCATAGTCATCTGGAAGAAAAAGGTCAGGTCTTCTTTCAGCATTTGGCTGGCACCGGTAAGTGTACCCGTGAGGTTAAGATACACAGTATTAGAAAATTGAAATATCAGGGCAAACAGCACAAATAAGCTTATCCGCGCCATCCGGGGAATAAAGCTATGAAAAGCAGCTATTGTATGTTTAGGAACGGTGTTCATAATCAGTCTTCTACCGTTACTACCGCGTTCATACCTGCCCTTAGTTGTGCCAATACAGCACGGCTGGTAGTGCTGTCTATTTCGATACGTACCGGTATGCGTTGTTGTATCTTTACAAAATTGCCCGTAGCATTGTCAACAGGAACCATCGAATACACGGCACCTGTAGCCGAGGCAAACGCCCCCACCCTTCCCCACACGGTAGTGTCGGGTATACCGTCTACTATAATCCTAACCTTCTGCCCTATCTTGATTCCGGACAGCTGCTTTTCTTTAAAGTTAGCCGTGATCCATTTATTCTCATTATCGATTATCGTATTTAATTGCTGACCGGCCTGCACCAATTGCCCCTCAGTAATGGTTTTTCTGCCCATATAGCCGTTGCAGGGCGCTGTAATAACGGTATAGCGCAGGTTAATGCTCGCAATATTGAGTTGCGCCTGTGCCCTCTTAAGGGCAGCATTATTCACTAAAACCCTGCCATTGCCTTCCTGCACGGTCAGGCTGCTGCCTACACGCGCCCTTTCTAAGGTCTCCACCTGGGCTTTCATCCCTTCGTAATCGCTTTTCACCTGGTCGAACTGCTGCTGCGTTACCGATTCTTTTTCCAGTAATGTAGCATACCGCTTAAAGTTCTTCTCGGCATTCCATAATTTCGCTTTCACTTCCGCAATACGCGCAGCGGATATTGCTACCCCGTTTTCGAGGGTAGTAACACCGGATACCGTTACTTTTTTTCCCGCCTCGGCATCCATCAGTGCCGCTTCAGCCAGTTCCTTTTGCGCCCTGTAGTCGGTATCGTCAATTACCACCAGCGTATCGCCTTTTTTTACCCACTGAAATTCTTTAAACTGAACGCTTTTTATGTAGCCCCCTACACGGGCATTAACCGGTGTTAACAGTTGCTGCACCTGGGCATCATCGGTATAGCGCCCCTGGTCAAAATTCAGGAAATAATAGCCTGTTAGCAGTAGTACAATTACAGCACACAAACCTATAAAAAGGCGAAAATACATCGTAGTATTGTTCTTTGCCGGTCTTTGATGGTTCTTCATAAAATAAGATTAAAGTTGTCCTAAGCTTTTTAACAACTGAAAATAATTAAACAGTATCTCCGCCTGTGCATCAGTTACCCTAAGGTCGGCCTCCAGCCTCTGGTTGGTGGCATCGGTAACCTCTGTGTTGAGCGTTAGCTGTTCAAGGTAACTGTCGGCAATCCTTTTATAGTTTTCCCGGGCCAGTTCCTGTTGCTTGTACAATGTAGTAAGTTGGTTAAAGGACTGCCTCAGGTTTATAAAACCACTATTAACTTCCCGGCTTAACGATTCCTTAGCCAGTTGTTCATTAAGCGTTGCTATGGCTACATCCTTTCCTGCTATATCTTTTTTCCTGCCATTCTGGTACAGGTTGCTAAGGGAATAGTTGATCCTTAATCCTATGGCGTTGTTGTAGGCATAAATATCCTTTGCCGGTATATCAAACGTATAAGGCCGGGCAAAAGTAGCATTGGCAAATAGCTCTATTTGAGGATAGTCAGATGATTTTACCTGTTTTTGCTTTTTCTCTGCAAGGCTAACACGCAGGATCGATTTTTGATAATCAGGATTAGCAGCTAACGCTATGTTAGAAAGTTTACTACTATTATCATTTACTGAATAATCCTTTGCAGCATCGGGTATTTCTATAGCTTTAGGAATTATTATAGTGCTTTCAGGCAACCCCAGCAGGCTCGCGATGTTGTAATTGGTTATAGCAATACGGTCCTTTAGTTTAGATAGTGCCAGTTCGTAAGTAGAAACCAGCAATTCATTCCGCACCTGGTCGCTCTTTAAGGCAGCCCCCGCCTGGTAGCGGTTATTTATTTTCGTTAAAAGGTCACGGCCCAAAGCGATATTCTGCTCAAATACTTTTTCCTGGCTGTAACCTTTATAAAGGTCGAGGTAATATCCCGCTAACAGGAGCCTTATACCCTGACTGTCTTTTGCCAAATCCAAGCCTGCAATACGGTTTTCAATTTTAGCAATGTCTATAGCGGTAGCAACTTTTCCACCGGCATAAATAACCCATCCTGCCTGAAGTGCGTATGAATTTGAAAAATGAGGCATATCATAAAAGCCGGATGCCATGGTGCCCAGCCCAATAACACCTACATTAGTAAGATAGCCTACAGACCCATTAACACCTGCTGTAGGGAGGCGGTCGTTTTTCTTATCGTGTATAACTTCTTCAGACCGTTCAAAAAGTGCATTGCTTAACTTAATTTGATTAGTACCCATATTGGCCATTTTAAACAGGTCGTCCAACGAGATTTTGAGTGAATCCTGTTGGGCCAGTGCCATGCCGCCCTGTAAAAGAAATAAATAAAGTATCGCTTGTTTAGCAAAAGAACCTACCTGCATCATCAAAGTTTTCTATGGCAAAGTTCCCCCTATAACCTGCGCGGAGCAATAGCTAAAAGAAACAATGATATATCTAAAAGTAATTATTTAACTAAAAAGCATAACTTTACCATCATCGTTCTTTTTTTAAAGGAAGGAATAAAGAAAATACCGCGTGAATCAACATCATGCTGATATGCAAAACAATGAATATGAAAAGGACACTACCCGATTCGATACTTCTAATGGACAGGCCTGTAGAAAACACCTATAGAAATATAGATATTCCCGCCATTAGGCAGGATATAGGTCTACAACACAGGCAACCGGATTTACTGGTATACGATTCAAAGCAGCACAATAGCGATTTCATACAGAACCGGCCTTTTCGATCCGGCCACTTTTCGGTGATCCTTATCATTAAAGGCAGCATGAAAATTAAGGTCAATTTCTTTGAATACGAACTGGCTGCAAAGGAAGTACTGATCATTCCTCCTAATGCTATCCGCGAGATGCTATGGGAAGGCAACGATGTACATTTTATTTCTTTACTCTTTACCACGGAGTTTCTGGCTGAGGCAGGGATACTCGGGAAATACTTTAACGTAGCGAATTTTCTCAAAGAAGGGATGGCTTCTTTTAGTAAAGTTTCCAAAACAGACCATGCCCTGCTGTTACAGTTGACGCAAATAATCTATACGCTGCTCAATACCGACCCTTATGCCCCCACTGATGATGAAGTGATACGTAACCTTTTCAGGGCTGTGCTGTTAAAGGTTAAGCAGTACTACGATGAAATCCCGGTAGATAAAGTGTTGTCTGCCAGCCTTATTTACCGATTTATAAAATTGCTCTCGCAGCATTACCTTAGTCATAGGGAAGTAGCCTTTTATGCAGAAAAATTAGGCATCAATGAAAAATACCTGACCCAGCTGCTTAAACGCAAAACGGGCAAGACAGCCCGCCAGTTTATTACCGAAATGGTTGTCCTTGAAACCAAGGTGTTGCTTAATGAAAATATTCTTTCCGTAAAAGAGATCGCCGCCAGGCTTCACTTTGAAAACCAGTTCCATTTTAGCCGCTTCTTCAAACAATATGCGGGCGTGTCCCCTACTGGATACAAAAAAGGATAAGAGATTTAGAGGTAGCACTAAAAATCTTAACTTTTTATTTTTTAGCATTTTGGTTAAACCATGAGATATAAGCATCAACTGCTTTTTTAATAAAGTCTTTTGTCCCGCCTTCTTTAATGGCTCCACTTTCGTCAAAGAGCTCATTCACCTTGGCGAGGTATACTTCCGGCTGCTGCATTACCGGTATGTTTAGGAAAACTAAGCTTTGCCTTAAATGATGGTTGGCACCAAAACCCCCCACAGCACCAGGTGAATTGCTAAAAATAGCTCCCGGTTTGCCATCCCAAACACTTTTACCATAAGGCCTTGAACCCACATCGAGCGCATTTTTTAGAACAGCAGGAACCGACCGGTTGTATTCCGGCGTGATAAAAATAAATCCGTCCAACTGACCTACCTCTTCCCTAAAAGCGGTATAGGCCTGCGGCACTTCATTATTGTCGTCGAAATCCTGATTGTAGACCTGCAGGTCGTCCAACCTGATTGCTTTAAACTCAAACCCCTCCGGCGCCATTGCTATTACAGCGTTGCTCAATTTTTTTGAAAACGATTCTTTACGCAGGCTCCCTGCCATGATACCTATTACTTTGCTCATATATTTTTATATTAATAGTTGTTGCATCTATACAGCAACTTAGTTTTACGAAAAATTACAAAAAAAAGTGCCGGTTACCCGGCACTATAATATTACTTTAACCTTTGTAGTCTCCAATTAAAAGTACTGATTTAATGGTCCTTCCTTTTTCAGAATCTTCAACCGCCTGGTTGATGTCTTCAAAAGCATAGGTTTTAATCAGCTTGTCAAAAGGGAACTGCCCGTGTTGGTACATTTTTATAAGCTTAGGTATAAATTCCTGGGGCACGCTGTCGCCCTGGTTTACGAATTTAATTTTAAAGCCTTTGGTAAGGAATATATTGGTTTCAAGTTCCAGCGGTTTGGTAGCAACGCCAATTATCGCGATTTCACCAACGGGAGCCAAAACGGCAAGCGCGTTATTGATCACTTCATTCCTTCCAGTGGTATCTACCGCATACTGTACCCCATTAGGAAGTATTTCCCTGATGCGTTCCTGCACATTTTCTCTCAGGCTGTTTATAGTATGGGTGGCACCAAGTTCCTTAGAAAATTCTAAGCGTTCATCATTAATATCTACCGCAATGATTGTAGTTGCCGAAGAAGCTTTAGCAGCCATAACGGCAGAAAGGCCCACAGCACCCGTACCTGATATCACCACTGAGCTGCCCACTTTAACTTTCAGGGTGTTGATTATTGCTCCGGATCCTGTTTGTATACCACAGCCCAAAGGGCCTAAAATTTCCAAAGGCGCATCTTTAGGCACAGCGATCACGTTATTTTTATGGGCAATGGAATACGTTGCGAAAGACGATTGCGAAAAGAAATTGTCATTAATGGGTTTATGGTCATGGTCATGGTGGCTGTGCGACCCGTCTACGCGCGCCCC contains the following coding sequences:
- a CDS encoding alpha/beta fold hydrolase; translated protein: MKNFILSVAVILSTALYAQQQPKPMRYALQAVAAPQGTTPYGNNATAGHYITSGDAKIYYEVYGKGSPVLILHGGIFGSTFEMYHFIDSLKTNHQVIAISTRGHGKSELGNQPHTYQLKAKDAAAVLNAVTKDSATVIGFSDGGYTGYMLASLYPAKVKKLVVVGAGERHPGDTPNAITVAQALQLDMPFWDQQLALMPDPKRLPELFARVQDEFNTKLVADQKLFSTIQCPVLVMVGDHDNFISVEHAANAAEFIPKGQLSVIPGAGHGAFLEKWPVAWTAIHYFLKQ
- a CDS encoding SDR family oxidoreductase; the encoded protein is MKIQLIGKNALVGASTGGIGYGVATVLAECGANVTLMARNEAKLKKAVELLPAVHNEQSHSYLVVDFLEYEKYRQRISEFVQRNPIDILINNTNGPKPGTALNMDMASYQTAFDLLFKTVCETTTLVLPHMIAKKQGRIINVSSITIKEPSASLVLSNTIRSATAAWAKTLSKEVASYNITVNTILTGYFDTERISHLINEEASLGILTTEEIRKKREAHVPMKRLGKPEEYGHLVAFLASEYAAYLTGANIPLDGGLLNNV
- a CDS encoding Crp/Fnr family transcriptional regulator, whose translation is MDTINTSTATATPTEQLIRFFNRFFALDEKECEEVIRLFSQRNIRRKGYLLQEGDVCRHYYFIVSGCFKMFAVDPSGKEHNLQFSAENDWISDLHSFYSEEPSRLYIEALEPSVVLQIQHEDLLYLFINYHKFDRNFRIITERKYINFQNRILQNISSTAEERYLSFVKQYPGLVNRVPNTQIASYLGITPEFLSKIRKKIVTVQ
- the panB gene encoding 3-methyl-2-oxobutanoate hydroxymethyltransferase, which translates into the protein MSVTAEHKNTKVTVQVMRKMKAAGEKISMLTAYDFTMAGLLDQAGVDAILVGDSAGNVMAGYDTTLPVTLEQIIYHGASVRRGVKRALLVVDMPFGTCCGNPYESLSNAVAIMKGTGAEALKIEGGEELLQDIKKIIAAGIPVMGHLGLMPQSVHQYGGFGLRAKSDTEAEKLKRDALLLQEAGCFAITLEKVPASLAGEIAASLSIPIIGIGAGGRVDGQVLVVQDMLGMNRDFSPKFVRKYADLSFAITQAVSGYISDVKSLEFPSAEESY
- a CDS encoding HlyD family secretion protein; protein product: MKNHQRPAKNNTTMYFRLFIGLCAVIVLLLTGYYFLNFDQGRYTDDAQVQQLLTPVNARVGGYIKSVQFKEFQWVKKGDTLVVIDDTDYRAQKELAEAALMDAEAGKKVTVSGVTTLENGVAISAARIAEVKAKLWNAEKNFKRYATLLEKESVTQQQFDQVKSDYEGMKAQVETLERARVGSSLTVQEGNGRVLVNNAALKRAQAQLNIASINLRYTVITAPCNGYMGRKTITEGQLVQAGQQLNTIIDNENKWITANFKEKQLSGIKIGQKVRIIVDGIPDTTVWGRVGAFASATGAVYSMVPVDNATGNFVKIQQRIPVRIEIDSTTSRAVLAQLRAGMNAVVTVED
- a CDS encoding TolC family protein, translating into MMQVGSFAKQAILYLFLLQGGMALAQQDSLKISLDDLFKMANMGTNQIKLSNALFERSEEVIHDKKNDRLPTAGVNGSVGYLTNVGVIGLGTMASGFYDMPHFSNSYALQAGWVIYAGGKVATAIDIAKIENRIAGLDLAKDSQGIRLLLAGYYLDLYKGYSQEKVFEQNIALGRDLLTKINNRYQAGAALKSDQVRNELLVSTYELALSKLKDRIAITNYNIASLLGLPESTIIIPKAIEIPDAAKDYSVNDNSSKLSNIALAANPDYQKSILRVSLAEKKQKQVKSSDYPQIELFANATFARPYTFDIPAKDIYAYNNAIGLRINYSLSNLYQNGRKKDIAGKDVAIATLNEQLAKESLSREVNSGFINLRQSFNQLTTLYKQQELARENYKRIADSYLEQLTLNTEVTDATNQRLEADLRVTDAQAEILFNYFQLLKSLGQL
- a CDS encoding AraC family transcriptional regulator; this encodes MKRTLPDSILLMDRPVENTYRNIDIPAIRQDIGLQHRQPDLLVYDSKQHNSDFIQNRPFRSGHFSVILIIKGSMKIKVNFFEYELAAKEVLIIPPNAIREMLWEGNDVHFISLLFTTEFLAEAGILGKYFNVANFLKEGMASFSKVSKTDHALLLQLTQIIYTLLNTDPYAPTDDEVIRNLFRAVLLKVKQYYDEIPVDKVLSASLIYRFIKLLSQHYLSHREVAFYAEKLGINEKYLTQLLKRKTGKTARQFITEMVVLETKVLLNENILSVKEIAARLHFENQFHFSRFFKQYAGVSPTGYKKG
- a CDS encoding NADPH-dependent FMN reductase; amino-acid sequence: MSKVIGIMAGSLRKESFSKKLSNAVIAMAPEGFEFKAIRLDDLQVYNQDFDDNNEVPQAYTAFREEVGQLDGFIFITPEYNRSVPAVLKNALDVGSRPYGKSVWDGKPGAIFSNSPGAVGGFGANHHLRQSLVFLNIPVMQQPEVYLAKVNELFDESGAIKEGGTKDFIKKAVDAYISWFNQNAKK
- a CDS encoding NAD(P)-dependent alcohol dehydrogenase, giving the protein MMNNIRNFERTIQVISYKIIVPKNNLIIIYGSSTNYNARNNNLKKIYFMEITAAIVGEKGSDFELGKVLLDEPGSEEVLVKIVATGICHTDLVARDFIMGSPNFPVILGHEGAGIIEKIGEDVHHLKVGDHVVLTYGYCGECEICRSGTPAYCYEFFQRNFSGARVDGSHSHHDHDHKPINDNFFSQSSFATYSIAHKNNVIAVPKDAPLEILGPLGCGIQTGSGAIINTLKVKVGSSVVISGTGAVGLSAVMAAKASSATTIIAVDINDERLEFSKELGATHTINSLRENVQERIREILPNGVQYAVDTTGRNEVINNALAVLAPVGEIAIIGVATKPLELETNIFLTKGFKIKFVNQGDSVPQEFIPKLIKMYQHGQFPFDKLIKTYAFEDINQAVEDSEKGRTIKSVLLIGDYKG